The nucleotide sequence GCGCCTGGAGCTCACCGGTGGAGTCCCACTTGTAGTGCTTGCTCAGGCCGTCGGCGTCGTAGTCCTTGACCCACGACAGCAGGTCGGCGCGGGACGTCTTGCCCTTGTCGATGCCGGCGAGGAGGACGGTGGCGGCGTCGTAACCCTCGATCGAGTAGGTGCCCGGCTCGGCGTTCGCGAGCTTCTTGTAGGCGGACTCGAAGTCGGGGATCAGCTCGCCCGGGATGCAGGGGCAGGTGAAGTACGCGTTGCCGGACGCGTCACCGGCCAGCTTGATGAACTGGTCGTCCTTCACGCCGTCGGGGCCGACGAACGTGCCCTTGTAGCCCTTGTTGACCAGCTGCTGGTCGAACGGAGCACCCTCGGCGTAGTAGCCGGCGTAGTAGACCGCGTCGGGCTTCGCGTTGATGATCTTGGAGATCACCGCGGAGAAGTCCTTCTGGCCGGTGGTCACCTTGTCGGTGCCGACGAGCGCGTCGCCGAGCGCCTTCGAGGTCTGGGTGCCGAGGCCGATGCCGTAGTCGGAGTCGTCCTGGACCAGGTAGACCTTCTTGGCCTCCAGCTTGTCCGTGAGGAACTTCGCGGCGGCAGGACCCTGCACGGCGTCGTTGCCGAGGCCGCGGAAGAAGGTCTTCCATCCGTTCTGCGTCAGGCCCGGGTTGGTGGCCGACGGGGTGATGTGGACGAGGCCCTGCTGCTCGAAGATGTTGCCGGTGGCCTTCGACTCACCCGAGAACGGGAGGCCGACGACGCCGACGATGTCCGACTCGTTCACGGCCTGGGTCACCGGACC is from Leifsonia sp. 466MF and encodes:
- a CDS encoding branched-chain amino acid ABC transporter substrate-binding protein yields the protein MLRKKVTIGAAVAASVALFLAGCANQPSTGGSTNGNSSKVDIPAITSVDVPKDAVLPAGDGKATCPAGLTIGYVGAETGPNAQLGINIYNGIQLAIDQHNESNKGCQVGFKKFDTEGDPNKATGPVTQAVNESDIVGVVGLPFSGESKATGNIFEQQGLVHITPSATNPGLTQNGWKTFFRGLGNDAVQGPAAAKFLTDKLEAKKVYLVQDDSDYGIGLGTQTSKALGDALVGTDKVTTGQKDFSAVISKIINAKPDAVYYAGYYAEGAPFDQQLVNKGYKGTFVGPDGVKDDQFIKLAGDASGNAYFTCPCIPGELIPDFESAYKKLANAEPGTYSIEGYDAATVLLAGIDKGKTSRADLLSWVKDYDADGLSKHYKWDSTGELQAPAVYGYKVENGKIVPIGTIG